The Virgibacillus sp. MSP4-1 genome has a segment encoding these proteins:
- a CDS encoding sensor domain-containing diguanylate cyclase, whose product MTGFQSVNELRDILKARYYDVMIHHQNRSFPSMILEISKQLKEVLAVNESKIYLLNNSSQRYQLFSSNADAPANTDVFTIETFKQMTESVPVYFQKNGDSILIPSDTANSTVIIPLHIKKENDGFILLIVDEDSHPDSDFFLEIAEQTGPVIHTIMSYCQSFDEEIKYERLYQVTSKFHSTMNIEDVLREVIKTLTDLYPELEFYLLLMQDNLQIEGLPIKELIYDRYEKDAVTTAFLTGQIQFEEISGDTASLYAPLVGRQATYGVLQVLKPNTLFFRENDIEFISILAKTAGNALENARLYQQSQRYITDLQLINQSSQALNSKRTLSATFTYLEDLMISQFKAEEVGFILYDERNSQQDFREYKVLKESTSFFSTKEGKWFLSFLNSKVKQNIHTIFIGDFNSTHSEHDIPYQSVMAVPMIHDEKVIGFVAVLHPNEYFFSFETYKLLQSLVQHSALTVINYRLKEELEQLVRTDYLTKLYSRNYLDKMMNQHLKVGKHGTFILMDIDNFKQINDQYGHDTGDEIICQVAEIIRKNIRSNDIAARWGGEELAIYLPNTTMKEAQHVAERLVHTVSEKTYPKVTISCGVSYWDEKIHGETKSLFLRADKALYLAKEKGKNRVVKENEIVL is encoded by the coding sequence ATGACGGGATTCCAATCTGTCAACGAACTTAGAGACATTCTTAAAGCAAGATATTATGATGTAATGATTCATCATCAAAATAGATCTTTTCCATCCATGATTTTGGAAATATCTAAGCAGCTAAAAGAAGTTCTGGCTGTTAATGAAAGTAAAATTTATCTTTTGAACAATTCTTCACAGCGATATCAGTTATTTTCGTCCAATGCTGATGCTCCTGCTAACACGGATGTCTTCACTATTGAAACGTTCAAACAAATGACCGAGTCAGTACCCGTTTATTTCCAAAAGAATGGAGATTCCATTTTAATACCCTCGGATACGGCCAATTCGACTGTCATTATACCTTTACATATCAAAAAAGAAAATGATGGGTTTATCTTATTGATTGTCGATGAAGATTCTCATCCTGACTCAGACTTTTTCTTGGAGATAGCTGAGCAGACAGGCCCGGTTATCCATACGATCATGAGCTATTGTCAATCTTTTGATGAGGAAATCAAATATGAACGACTGTATCAGGTCACGTCTAAATTTCATTCTACAATGAACATAGAAGACGTCCTTCGGGAAGTCATTAAGACCTTAACGGATCTTTATCCTGAGCTTGAATTTTATTTGCTCTTAATGCAGGATAACCTCCAGATTGAGGGTTTACCCATTAAAGAGCTCATCTATGATCGATATGAAAAGGATGCCGTGACAACAGCCTTTCTTACCGGGCAAATTCAGTTTGAGGAGATTTCCGGTGATACTGCTTCTTTATATGCACCTTTAGTTGGCAGGCAGGCAACATATGGCGTTTTACAGGTGCTGAAGCCTAATACGCTATTCTTCAGGGAGAATGATATTGAATTTATTTCCATCCTTGCCAAAACCGCCGGTAATGCTCTGGAGAATGCACGTCTGTATCAGCAATCTCAAAGATACATTACAGATTTGCAATTAATTAACCAATCATCTCAGGCTCTTAACTCTAAGAGAACTTTATCCGCAACATTTACTTATCTGGAAGACTTAATGATAAGTCAATTTAAGGCAGAAGAGGTAGGGTTTATTCTTTATGATGAGAGAAACAGTCAACAGGATTTCCGTGAATATAAAGTGCTGAAAGAAAGCACATCCTTCTTCTCGACTAAAGAGGGAAAATGGTTCCTATCCTTTTTAAACAGCAAAGTGAAACAAAACATCCATACCATTTTTATTGGTGATTTTAACAGCACTCATTCAGAGCATGATATTCCTTATCAGTCCGTGATGGCAGTACCGATGATTCATGATGAAAAAGTGATAGGATTCGTTGCCGTACTGCATCCTAATGAATATTTTTTCTCATTTGAAACTTATAAGCTGCTTCAGTCCCTTGTCCAGCATTCAGCTTTGACGGTTATTAATTACCGATTAAAAGAGGAATTAGAACAATTAGTCCGGACCGATTATTTAACGAAACTGTATTCCCGCAACTATCTGGATAAAATGATGAATCAACATCTGAAAGTAGGAAAGCACGGAACGTTTATTCTGATGGATATTGATAATTTTAAACAAATAAACGATCAATACGGGCATGATACCGGGGATGAAATTATATGTCAGGTTGCCGAAATTATCCGGAAAAATATTCGCTCAAATGACATAGCAGCAAGATGGGGCGGGGAAGAACTGGCCATCTATTTACCGAATACAACCATGAAGGAAGCTCAGCATGTGGCTGAACGGCTGGTGCATACGGTATCTGAAAAAACATATCCAAAAGTGACCATATCCTGTGGTGTATCTTATTGGGATGAAAAAATACATGGGGAAACCAAAAGTCTCTTCTTGAGAGCAGATAAGGCTTTGTATCTGGCTAAAGAAAAGGGAAAGAATCGAGTTGTAAAAGAAAACGAAATCGTGCTTTAA
- a CDS encoding zinc ribbon domain-containing protein, whose translation MNYCKECGHSLKENARFCAECGTEVSKPQPTGVPPQQEHSQSTQPHRKTRKPWTKKQKLAALVTGLTILLLVIGYQAGAALTDKDRLIEKFNEAIKDQDNQKVADMLTSSDSALSISEDTVKPMVSYFNENEDYHEFVIDSLKNQSEILEQNEDNYDNPHLFSLKKDGKTAFLFDNYNIVIKPFYFNVGTNLPETTIYLEGEKVATTDSESLEQEIGPVLPGTYELKTTFENDFVTLENHREIELIDLSDQNLYTEVYLEAGDVYLNTDYDHLASKVSYYVNDEVVESDEDGARFGPISMDGSATAHAVLEFPWGEIETEQIEIDDDSINLPVDSLFSESVKNDIMNAVHTYAQDWANAYQELDHSQFSNVSDELLEVLSEDIAQMKDANMKWVGTYKSSLFDLDSFDLEYNDETYTAIVETSLHYNSATVSADDEEVKKENKEYEREYELTYDESNNAWVVNDYYSLFWGYSAENEKELNPAEE comes from the coding sequence ATGAATTATTGTAAAGAATGCGGGCATTCATTGAAAGAAAATGCTCGTTTTTGTGCTGAATGTGGTACGGAAGTTTCTAAACCACAACCTACCGGTGTCCCGCCACAGCAGGAGCATAGCCAATCAACCCAACCACACAGAAAAACGAGGAAACCGTGGACCAAAAAACAGAAACTGGCTGCTTTAGTTACAGGTTTAACCATTTTACTATTAGTGATTGGGTACCAGGCAGGTGCAGCACTAACTGATAAGGATCGACTGATTGAAAAGTTTAATGAGGCGATTAAGGATCAGGATAACCAGAAAGTGGCGGACATGCTTACCAGCAGTGATTCTGCATTATCCATTTCGGAGGATACTGTGAAACCAATGGTAAGCTATTTTAACGAAAATGAAGATTATCATGAATTTGTGATTGATTCTTTAAAAAATCAATCTGAAATCCTTGAACAAAACGAGGATAACTATGATAATCCTCATCTATTTTCCTTGAAAAAAGATGGGAAGACTGCTTTTTTATTCGATAACTACAATATTGTCATAAAACCCTTCTATTTTAATGTTGGAACAAATTTACCGGAAACAACGATTTACTTAGAAGGTGAAAAAGTAGCAACAACAGATTCAGAGAGTCTCGAACAGGAAATAGGCCCGGTTCTTCCAGGGACTTATGAATTAAAAACAACGTTTGAAAATGATTTCGTTACCCTTGAAAATCATCGTGAAATCGAACTTATAGATTTATCTGATCAGAACTTATATACTGAAGTTTATCTTGAAGCAGGGGATGTTTATCTAAATACTGACTATGATCACTTAGCTTCTAAGGTAAGTTATTATGTTAATGATGAAGTAGTCGAGTCAGATGAGGACGGTGCACGATTTGGCCCTATATCAATGGACGGATCGGCGACCGCTCATGCAGTCCTTGAGTTTCCGTGGGGAGAAATTGAAACAGAACAGATTGAGATTGATGATGATTCTATTAATCTTCCAGTTGATTCCCTTTTCTCGGAAAGTGTGAAGAACGATATTATGAATGCCGTTCATACGTATGCTCAGGATTGGGCAAATGCTTATCAGGAATTGGATCATTCCCAATTTTCAAATGTATCTGATGAACTACTGGAAGTATTAAGTGAAGACATTGCGCAAATGAAGGATGCTAATATGAAGTGGGTGGGTACTTACAAGTCGTCGTTATTTGATTTGGACAGCTTTGATTTAGAGTATAACGATGAAACTTATACAGCCATTGTAGAAACCAGTCTGCACTATAATTCTGCGACCGTAAGTGCGGATGATGAAGAGGTTAAAAAAGAGAATAAGGAATATGAACGGGAGTACGAACTCACGTATGATGAGTCGAATAATGCGTGGGTAGTAAATGATTATTACAGCTTATTTTGGGGATACAGTGCTGAAAATGAAAAGGAACTGAACCCTGCAGAAGAATAA
- the rpsD gene encoding 30S ribosomal protein S4 — MARYTGSTWKKSRRYGISLSGTGKELEKRPYAPGQHGPNQRKKQSEYGLQMQEKQKLRFLYGLNERQFRSIFDQAGKMKGVHGENFMILLESRLDNLVYRLGLARTRAQARQLVNHGHITVDGGRVDIPSYRVKPGQVIGVREKSQNLAIIEEAMEVNTFVPEYLSFDENKLEGTYNRYPERSELPSEINEALIVEYYSR, encoded by the coding sequence GTGGCTAGATACACAGGTTCAACTTGGAAAAAGTCTCGTAGATATGGCATTTCTTTAAGCGGGACAGGTAAAGAATTGGAAAAGCGCCCTTACGCACCAGGACAGCATGGTCCAAATCAACGTAAGAAGCAATCAGAATACGGATTGCAAATGCAGGAAAAGCAAAAGCTTCGTTTCCTTTACGGATTAAATGAACGTCAATTCCGCAGCATTTTTGATCAAGCTGGTAAAATGAAAGGTGTTCATGGTGAGAACTTCATGATTCTTCTTGAATCCCGCCTTGACAACCTTGTTTACCGTCTGGGCTTAGCCAGAACTCGTGCTCAAGCTCGCCAATTAGTTAACCATGGTCACATCACTGTAGATGGTGGACGTGTCGATATTCCATCCTACCGTGTTAAACCTGGTCAAGTAATCGGTGTTCGTGAAAAATCTCAAAACCTGGCTATCATCGAAGAAGCTATGGAAGTGAACACATTTGTTCCTGAATACCTTTCCTTCGATGAGAATAAACTTGAAGGAACTTATAACCGTTACCCTGAGCGCTCAGAATTGCCATCTGAAATTAACGAGGCTCTTATCGTTGAGTACTACTCTCGTTAA
- a CDS encoding GAF domain-containing protein: protein MFQKEAYTGQVAKDYELVNKQLKALIEDESDPIANLANASALLYQFLDDVNWVGFYLYKNGELVLGPFQGLPACVRIEYGKGVCGTSLKEKQTVRVENVNEFPGHIACDSASQSEIVTPIYQNDEITGVLDIDSPSLNRFNETDQKGLEDFARILSNHL from the coding sequence TTGTTCCAGAAAGAAGCTTATACAGGGCAAGTTGCAAAAGATTATGAGTTAGTCAATAAACAATTGAAAGCATTAATTGAAGATGAGTCAGATCCTATTGCCAATTTAGCCAATGCATCTGCTCTCCTCTATCAGTTTTTGGATGACGTTAATTGGGTTGGGTTTTACCTTTATAAAAATGGAGAGCTTGTTCTTGGACCATTCCAGGGTCTTCCGGCATGTGTGAGAATTGAATATGGCAAAGGTGTATGCGGGACATCATTAAAAGAAAAACAGACCGTTCGAGTGGAAAATGTTAATGAATTTCCCGGACATATTGCCTGTGATTCAGCCAGTCAATCAGAAATTGTCACCCCGATTTATCAAAATGATGAAATTACAGGTGTATTGGATATTGACAGCCCGAGTCTGAACCGCTTTAATGAAACAGACCAGAAAGGTTTAGAAGATTTTGCAAGAATCCTTAGCAACCATCTGTAA
- the refZ gene encoding forespore capture DNA-binding protein RefZ, giving the protein MSQKTKEKVANAAVHLFYLKGFHGTSVRDIASSAKVNVSMISYYFKNKQGLLEHLIIDYYETYLQELEHTQAEFDTTDNPKDQMNQLIDVIIHYKYEHHQFTSFIQRELSKDNVLVRELLVTYLAKEKFILEEVFLRLFTSSSRSTIEKEMLFFQLYGLLHIPFNMSYEWKNVVGMNRSTDVYIDTYKRSIKQWLETLMVSEKDT; this is encoded by the coding sequence ATGAGCCAAAAAACCAAAGAAAAGGTCGCGAATGCCGCTGTGCACTTGTTTTATTTAAAAGGGTTTCATGGTACCTCTGTACGGGATATTGCATCGAGTGCAAAGGTGAATGTTTCCATGATCAGTTACTATTTCAAAAATAAACAAGGCCTTCTGGAACACCTCATCATTGACTATTATGAAACCTATTTGCAGGAGCTGGAACATACACAGGCAGAATTCGACACAACAGATAATCCTAAAGACCAGATGAATCAATTAATTGATGTTATTATACATTACAAGTATGAACATCATCAATTTACAAGTTTTATCCAAAGGGAACTTTCCAAAGATAATGTTTTGGTAAGAGAGTTACTGGTTACCTATCTTGCTAAAGAAAAGTTTATACTTGAGGAAGTCTTTCTTCGTTTATTCACTTCATCTTCCCGCTCAACTATAGAAAAAGAAATGTTATTCTTTCAATTGTATGGCCTGTTGCATATTCCTTTTAATATGTCATACGAATGGAAAAACGTAGTAGGGATGAACCGATCTACTGACGTATACATAGACACCTATAAAAGATCCATAAAACAATGGTTGGAGACACTTATGGTATCTGAAAAAGATACATAA
- a CDS encoding DUF421 domain-containing protein, with product MLIFIGKVVFLFLLYIGAIRFLGKTALAQLTPHDFGAIFFLAYILFGAIKIDGIIEGLIAGVMIVAVYLLIAKLTLWNKLNKLLVGEPTFIIQKGDILVENLKRSRYSLTELLSTIRTAGYFDISEIDYAILEPNGEISILSKQNNHKGLAVPVIIEGEIQYQHLHLVNIDEQWLKRELTLKGYDHFNDIFLATIRDKDLILSVYT from the coding sequence ATGCTTATCTTTATTGGAAAGGTGGTCTTTCTCTTTCTTTTATATATAGGTGCTATACGTTTTCTGGGTAAGACCGCATTAGCTCAATTGACCCCTCATGATTTCGGAGCCATATTCTTTTTAGCCTATATACTGTTTGGTGCCATTAAAATAGATGGAATAATTGAGGGACTTATTGCAGGGGTTATGATTGTTGCCGTTTACTTACTCATTGCCAAACTAACCCTCTGGAATAAATTAAATAAGCTTTTAGTAGGAGAACCTACATTTATTATTCAAAAAGGGGATATTTTAGTCGAAAATTTAAAGCGCAGTCGTTATTCCCTGACAGAATTACTGTCAACCATTCGTACGGCCGGTTATTTTGATATTAGTGAAATTGATTATGCCATCTTAGAACCGAATGGGGAAATCAGTATCCTGTCGAAACAAAATAATCATAAAGGACTCGCAGTTCCTGTGATCATCGAGGGGGAAATTCAATATCAGCATCTGCATCTTGTTAATATAGATGAACAATGGTTAAAACGCGAATTGACTCTTAAGGGCTATGATCACTTCAATGACATCTTTTTAGCTACCATTCGCGACAAGGATTTGATTCTAAGCGTTTATACATAG
- a CDS encoding zinc ribbon domain-containing protein yields MHCPQCGAPNDQDAKFCVSCGTRLEQQAAAVTHTDNSTQRTNQFEDVQGEGHTNNQTNQYVSQGKEIGKGYLHFLPDALKRPYATSKQVTNTDQTNGIITIVLFALLLPLYAFVAANKVGSGLVQVPFFDVVLKPFFILLIFFAALIAIQYGISKLMNVDLTYMNVLTRFGTLMVVPTFVLVVAIFFLILSINIFSSILFFLSLAFVSISMIATLFSIKSQQTVETGLDVVYGIILTNIAIVIIMMIIGDSIIGNLMEQMNPMNQMQPGSNFYNGF; encoded by the coding sequence ATGCATTGTCCACAATGCGGTGCACCAAATGATCAGGATGCTAAATTTTGTGTGAGTTGTGGAACGAGACTGGAACAGCAAGCAGCGGCGGTAACACATACAGATAACAGCACACAGAGAACAAATCAGTTTGAAGACGTACAAGGAGAAGGACACACGAACAATCAAACCAATCAATATGTATCACAAGGAAAGGAAATCGGAAAGGGGTATCTTCACTTTCTGCCGGATGCTTTAAAACGCCCATATGCCACTAGTAAGCAAGTAACAAATACAGACCAGACGAACGGGATCATTACGATTGTTTTGTTTGCATTATTATTACCGTTGTATGCTTTTGTAGCTGCTAATAAGGTGGGTAGCGGCCTTGTACAAGTACCATTTTTTGATGTTGTCTTAAAACCATTTTTCATTTTGTTAATCTTTTTTGCTGCGTTAATAGCCATTCAGTACGGCATATCTAAGCTTATGAATGTAGATTTAACGTACATGAATGTTTTGACACGCTTTGGAACTTTAATGGTGGTACCAACTTTTGTATTAGTCGTGGCCATATTCTTTCTAATACTGTCTATTAATATATTCAGTTCCATCCTGTTTTTCCTTTCATTGGCCTTTGTAAGTATTTCGATGATTGCAACGCTGTTCTCCATTAAATCACAACAGACAGTAGAAACTGGACTTGATGTTGTTTATGGTATAATTCTTACTAATATCGCCATAGTCATTATTATGATGATTATTGGTGACAGTATAATCGGTAATCTGATGGAACAGATGAACCCAATGAATCAAATGCAACCAGGTTCAAATTTTTATAATGGATTTTAA
- the tyrS gene encoding tyrosine--tRNA ligase, producing MDIIQDLKDRGLVNQITDEEGLRKHLEEHAVTLYCGFDPTADSLHIGHLVPLLMLKRFQRAGHRPIALVGGGTGMIGDPSGRNTERQLNEENTVRAWSEGLKEQVKRVLNTNENEADVIPADNYDWLSSMNIIEFLRDIGKHFGVNYMLAKDSVESRIENGISFTEFSYMILQSLDFLTLYKEKGCTLQIGGSDQWGNITAGLELIRRTSEDGEDARAFGLTVPLITKADGTKFGKTAGGAVWLDPEKTSPYEFYQFWINTDDRDVIKFMKYFTFLKQDEVSELEKEVETQPEKRVAQKRLAEEMTNLIHGKEALAQAQRISEALFSGDIKSLNGAEIEQGFKDVPSFTLEEQEKGLIDLLVEAKISSSKRQAREDISNGAVYVNGERQQDLKYTVTSEDKIDGKFTIIRRGKKKYFLIRHNS from the coding sequence ATGGATATCATACAGGATTTAAAAGACCGGGGACTTGTCAACCAAATCACCGATGAAGAAGGCCTGAGAAAACATTTAGAAGAGCATGCCGTAACTCTGTACTGCGGCTTTGACCCAACAGCTGACAGTCTTCATATCGGGCACCTCGTTCCATTACTGATGCTGAAAAGGTTTCAGAGAGCAGGCCACCGTCCGATTGCCCTTGTGGGTGGTGGAACAGGAATGATTGGGGACCCAAGCGGTCGAAATACCGAAAGACAGTTGAATGAGGAAAATACAGTAAGAGCCTGGAGTGAAGGACTTAAAGAGCAGGTGAAGCGTGTATTAAATACTAATGAGAATGAAGCGGATGTCATCCCTGCGGATAACTATGACTGGTTATCCAGCATGAATATCATTGAATTTTTACGTGATATTGGGAAACACTTTGGGGTTAATTACATGCTGGCCAAGGACTCCGTTGAATCCAGAATCGAAAACGGAATATCGTTTACGGAATTCAGCTACATGATACTTCAATCCCTTGACTTTTTAACTTTATATAAAGAAAAAGGGTGTACACTGCAAATTGGCGGCAGTGACCAATGGGGCAATATTACAGCAGGTCTGGAGTTAATTCGTCGAACCTCAGAGGATGGAGAAGATGCCAGGGCATTTGGTCTGACCGTACCTCTTATAACTAAAGCGGACGGTACCAAATTTGGAAAAACGGCAGGTGGAGCCGTATGGTTAGATCCGGAAAAAACGTCTCCTTATGAATTCTACCAGTTCTGGATTAATACCGACGATCGGGATGTCATTAAGTTTATGAAATACTTTACATTTCTGAAACAGGATGAAGTTTCTGAGCTTGAAAAAGAGGTGGAGACACAGCCGGAAAAACGTGTGGCACAAAAACGGCTGGCTGAAGAAATGACCAACTTAATTCATGGTAAGGAAGCACTTGCTCAGGCACAGAGAATTTCCGAGGCTCTCTTCAGCGGGGATATCAAGTCCCTGAATGGAGCAGAAATTGAACAGGGCTTTAAAGATGTACCTTCCTTTACTCTGGAGGAACAGGAGAAAGGCTTGATTGACCTGCTTGTAGAAGCGAAAATCTCCTCATCCAAGCGTCAGGCACGAGAAGATATCAGTAATGGAGCTGTTTACGTTAATGGAGAACGGCAGCAGGATCTAAAATATACGGTTACTTCAGAAGACAAAATTGACGGTAAATTTACCATAATTAGAAGAGGAAAGAAAAAATACTTCCTGATCCGTCATAATTCTTAA
- a CDS encoding transposase, with amino-acid sequence MCTNRRRHTFYEKLQIVDQYQRCTSSIQTTALTYTAVSSFTTAALLTGMGSNKLLRIFAET; translated from the coding sequence TTGTGTACAAATCGCCGCCGGCATACGTTTTATGAAAAACTTCAAATAGTGGACCAGTATCAACGCTGCACAAGTTCGATTCAAACGACTGCGTTAACGTACACAGCTGTAAGTTCGTTCACGACTGCTGCACTATTAACAGGCATGGGTTCTAATAAGTTGTTGCGTATATTCGCCGAGACATAA